Proteins encoded within one genomic window of Synechococcus sp. PCC 7335:
- a CDS encoding App1 family protein: MPNLIEAISKATNQANRLWDKAILSIEGKLGIRDPLRIMPYKGYGTLNRVHIKGRVLEKEGIRPLDADASIAKNVTNMYRRFDSDEVPHAILKVCIGDCQTTVKANGEGFFEADLSLESSFSADHLSEADLWRNVHIELLEPPPRKQKVVMTEGEVILVTPSAQFGVISDIDDTVVYTAADDPLKMVRIAYLGNAQSRRPFSGVASLYRALQKGNNTDNSFSGNPIFYVSSSPWNMYDLFDKFMGANDIPKGPILLRDIELSPANLTSFTHEEHKREQIEPLLARFSNLPFILFGDSGQKDTEIYAQLVKDYPGRILAVYIRDAIPNDRARHQEIDKVAQEIRQSGVDFLLFSETTEAARHAALRGWIAEGETIDAE, translated from the coding sequence TTGCCAAACCTTATAGAAGCTATTTCCAAAGCTACGAATCAAGCCAATCGCTTGTGGGATAAGGCCATACTGAGCATAGAAGGTAAGTTGGGTATCCGAGATCCGCTACGTATAATGCCCTACAAAGGGTATGGCACCCTAAATCGAGTACACATCAAAGGTAGAGTCTTAGAGAAAGAAGGTATCCGACCACTTGATGCAGATGCCAGTATCGCTAAGAACGTCACTAATATGTACCGGCGGTTTGACAGTGATGAGGTTCCCCATGCCATACTCAAAGTCTGTATCGGCGATTGTCAAACGACAGTTAAAGCTAACGGCGAAGGTTTTTTTGAGGCAGATCTATCGCTAGAATCTTCATTCAGCGCAGACCATCTTAGCGAGGCGGATCTATGGCGTAACGTTCATATAGAACTATTAGAGCCACCACCTAGAAAGCAAAAAGTCGTCATGACAGAAGGCGAAGTGATTCTAGTTACGCCCAGTGCACAGTTTGGTGTGATCAGCGACATTGACGATACGGTAGTGTATACAGCTGCTGACGATCCTTTAAAGATGGTTCGAATCGCCTACTTAGGAAATGCTCAGAGTCGTCGGCCGTTTTCAGGTGTAGCTTCTTTATACCGGGCGCTTCAGAAAGGGAACAATACCGATAATAGTTTTTCGGGAAACCCAATCTTTTACGTATCTAGCAGCCCTTGGAATATGTATGACTTGTTCGACAAGTTCATGGGTGCTAATGATATTCCAAAGGGGCCAATCTTACTAAGAGATATCGAACTATCGCCTGCTAACTTGACATCTTTCACCCACGAAGAACATAAGCGAGAGCAAATCGAACCGCTTCTAGCACGCTTTTCTAACCTACCCTTTATTCTATTTGGAGATAGCGGACAAAAGGATACGGAAATATACGCACAGCTTGTCAAAGATTATCCAGGAAGAATTTTAGCTGTATACATTCGAGATGCTATCCCTAATGATCGGGCTCGCCATCAGGAAATAGACAAAGTTGCACAAGAGATTCGCCAATCAGGGGTCGACTTCTTACTGTTTTCAGAAACGACTGAAGCAGCGCGGCATGCTGCGCTGCGAGGCTGGATTGCGGAAGGTGAAACTATTGATGCAGAGTAG
- a CDS encoding phosphatidylserine/phosphatidylglycerophosphate/cardiolipin synthase family protein yields MGLVINILLWLLLIAIAAVATLLVGLYIRGAFRWRPLFYVRQAIAPQHPQFPLILKSLTESLATHGQVVDFWDTAAEIQQARIEAIRRARHSIQFETFMMTPGKRTNDFAEEIARKAIEGVSVQLLVDTFGTRSLPRRYWQHLRSAGVQIVFFNPFDWRAPANFAGRTHRKLLIIDNEQALIGGSGISDLWDGIEKSDDTKPWLDIEMMLVGEVVSVLSATFQLHWQGHRIKREDEKTGKLEPGVTIINMDRICPVVDADPLPSTKRLSNDKKESSTILVTPGTKPNYRDSSVEVLKQTLVACAQKRVWLSSPYFLPNKSTRQILITAKKAGVDVRILTTSDRSDKKPVYYASYEVYGSLLRAGIKIFEYQPSMLHAKMLLLDNHWANTGSTNIDYRSFLHNDELDIVTDSALLIEKIEQAFEKGFAQSKQISLRQWRNRSLLKHRVLGNVVRLVEWQL; encoded by the coding sequence ATGGGTCTAGTCATCAATATCTTGCTTTGGCTGCTTTTGATAGCGATCGCAGCGGTAGCTACCCTCTTAGTCGGATTATATATTCGTGGCGCTTTTCGGTGGCGTCCTCTTTTTTACGTTAGGCAAGCGATCGCCCCACAGCATCCTCAATTTCCCCTTATCCTCAAAAGTCTCACAGAATCTCTAGCCACTCACGGACAGGTGGTTGATTTTTGGGATACCGCCGCAGAAATTCAGCAAGCAAGAATAGAGGCTATCAGGCGAGCACGTCACAGCATTCAGTTTGAGACATTCATGATGACGCCGGGCAAACGCACTAACGATTTTGCCGAGGAGATCGCCCGAAAAGCAATCGAAGGCGTTAGCGTACAGCTCCTAGTCGATACCTTTGGTACGCGATCTTTGCCTAGAAGATATTGGCAGCATCTACGTTCAGCGGGCGTCCAGATTGTCTTTTTTAACCCATTCGACTGGCGAGCACCGGCTAATTTCGCTGGACGCACTCACCGCAAGCTATTAATCATTGACAATGAGCAAGCGCTTATCGGTGGCTCAGGGATTTCTGATCTATGGGACGGTATTGAAAAAAGCGATGACACAAAGCCCTGGCTAGATATTGAGATGATGCTAGTAGGGGAAGTAGTAAGCGTTTTATCAGCAACGTTTCAGCTCCATTGGCAGGGCCATAGAATTAAAAGAGAAGATGAAAAAACAGGGAAGTTAGAACCAGGAGTTACCATCATTAATATGGATCGAATCTGTCCTGTCGTAGATGCAGATCCGTTGCCAAGCACAAAGAGATTGAGTAATGACAAAAAAGAATCGAGTACGATTCTAGTAACACCTGGGACCAAACCTAACTATCGCGACTCTTCGGTTGAAGTTTTGAAGCAGACGCTAGTAGCTTGTGCACAGAAACGAGTGTGGCTATCAAGTCCTTATTTTCTGCCGAATAAAAGTACTCGGCAGATACTGATTACTGCGAAAAAAGCTGGGGTAGACGTCCGCATTCTGACGACGAGCGATCGCAGTGATAAGAAGCCAGTCTATTACGCCTCGTACGAAGTCTACGGCTCGCTACTAAGGGCAGGCATAAAGATATTCGAGTATCAGCCTAGTATGCTGCATGCCAAGATGTTGCTTTTGGATAATCACTGGGCAAATACGGGCAGCACAAACATCGACTACCGAAGCTTTCTACACAATGATGAGCTAGATATTGTCACCGACTCCGCTTTGCTCATAGAAAAGATAGAACAAGCGTTTGAGAAAGGCTTTGCACAAAGTAAACAGATTAGCTTACGGCAGTGGCGAAACCGTTCTCTACTAAAGCACAGAGTACTAGGAAATGTAGTCCGTCTTGTGGAATGGCAACTCTAG